AGGGCTGGCCCGATGCGGCCACGGCCTCGGCTGCCAGTTCGCACCAGCTCGCCTGTCCCGAACCCACGGCATGAAAGATGCCGCAGGCGTCGGTCCGGGCCAAATCCGTCATCCAGCCGGCCAGATCCACGGTGTAGGTGGGTGAGCCGATCTGATCGGCCACGATCTTGAGTTCCTCTCGGTCCTTGGCCAGCCCCAGGATGGTGGCCACAAAGTTCTTTTTTCCAGGACCATAAAGCCAGGCCGTGCGCAGGATTTGAAAGGCGGACAGGCCGGCGTCCAGCACGGCCCGTTCACCGGCCAGCTTGCTCGCTCCATAGACCGACTGGGGATTGACCGGGTCGTCTTCGCGATACGGTTCGTGGCTGCTCCCGTCGAAGACGAAGTCCGTGCTGATATGCACAAGCGTCGCGCGCGCGGCCCGGCAGACCCGGGCCAGACGGCCGGGCAGGTCGCGGTTGAGCCGGTAGGCCTCGTCCTGGTCGCCCTCGGCGGCGTCGACTGCGGTGTAGGCCACGGTATTAAAGACGTGGGTGGCCTCAAAGACGTCGATCTGCCGGGCCACGGCCTCGGCGTCAAAGGGGTCCAGCGTCGTGCGCGTGGTCGGCAGGGTGGCAAATCCGGCCTCGGCCAAGGCCCGGGTCAGCGGACGGCCCACCAGCCCGGTCTGGCCGCCGAGGATGATGGCCCGTCCGGTCGTTTGGCCGCTCATGCCCGGTCCCCGTACCAGGCGGCCATGAACTGGCGATAGGCGCCGCTTTGCACGCTCTCCAGCCAGGGGCCGTTTTGCTGGTACCAGGCCATGGTCTCGGCAATGCCCCGGGTGAAGTCCCAGGCTGGGGCAAAGCCCAGTTCCCGGGCCGCCTTGGTGAAATCCATGGCGTAGCGGCGGTCGTGCCCGGGCCGGTCGGTGACGTAGCGGATAAGGCTTTCGGGCTTGCCAAGGGCGTGTAAGATGGTGCGCACCACCTCGATATTGGGCTTTTCGGCGTCCCCGCCAAAGTTGTAGACCTCGCCGGATTTGCCCTTCAAAAGCGCCAGCTCCACGCCCCGGCAGTGGTCGATGACATAGATCCAGTCGCGCACGTTTTGGCCGTCGCCGTAGACGGGCAAGGCTTCGTCGGTCATGGCCCGGGAGTACATGAGCGGGATGAGTTTTTCCGGGAACTGGTAGGGTCCGTAGTTGTTGGAACAACGGGTGATGACGGTGTCCATGCCGTAGGTCTCGTTGGCGGCCCGCACGAGCATATCGGCCCCGGCCTTGCTGGCGGAATAAGGGCTGTTGGGAGCCAGCGGCGTGTCCTCGGTGAATTTGCCGTCCGGTCCGAGCGTGCCGTACACCTCGTCGGTGGAGACGTGGACGAAGCGTTTGACGCCAAAATGCCGGGAGGCGTCGAGCAGGCTCTGGGTGCCGGCGATATTGGTGCGCACAAAGGGCGAGGCATCGGTAATGGAACGGTCCACGTGGGATTCGGCGGCGAAGTTGGCGACTGCTTCGATCTTGTGTTCCTCAAAGAGGTGGAGCACCAGTTCGGCGTTGGCGATGTCGCCCCGGGCGAAGAAATAGCGGGAGCCGCCGTAGGCGGCCTCGACGTCGGCCAGGCTTTGACGGTTGCCGGCATAGGTGAGCAGGTCGAGGTTGACGATGGTCAGCCCGTCGTGGCGGGCCAGCATGTCGCGGATGAAGTTGGAGCCGATGAAGCCGCAGCCTCCGGTCACGAGCAATCGCATGTTTCGATTTTCCCTTTTATTTTAGTGTGTTGCTTTAAAAGCCCGGAGTGAGTATTCGTTTTTAATGGCCTTCGGCAAAATAATGCTTGCCAGGGGGCGGGTGTTCGCATACTTTCTTCGACGGGCGATTAACTCAGCGGTTAGAGTGCCATCTTCACACGGTGGAAGTCCGGGGTTCAAATCCCCGATCGCCCACCACCGCATCGATCCAAGACGCCTCGCAACGCGAGGCGTCTTTTTTTTGGGGCCGGATATTCCACTTATTGAATACCATGATCCCTAAATTCCTTGATTTTTTTGTAGTCATCGATGATTTTCGCCCGAAGCATTTCGATTTCCCGGACATAATGCTGCTTGATAATGCGGATTTCTTCGCGGCGTTTGACCGATGCCGGATCGTTGGCCGTGGTCGCCCGCATTTCCGCGTCATAGCCCAGGATGGCCTTTTCATAGTCGGCTATGCTGCGCCTGGCCGTCTCGATGGACCGTGACAGGTCGGCCGGTCCCGGCGGCGCAGCCAAGGCCAAGCCGGCATGGCCGGCCGGCGCTGCCGGGCAGGCCAAAACGGCCAAGAGCCACAGCATGGCGAAAGCGAGACGGTACATGGCAGTCCCCCTGGTCGGGATGCCCCCCTATAGCTCCATTCGATCGGCTTGACAAATCCGGCCGCCCGGCGTTCCATCCCCGGGTTTCGACTGCCGCAAACTGCGGCCAAGGAGTGCGCCTCATGGATATGCAGTGGTTTCTCGACCGCGACGTCTTCGCCAAATCGCTTGGCATCCGCCTGATCGAGGCCCGGCCCGGCTATGCCAAAACCGCCATGGACATTACCGACAACCATCGCAACGGGGCCGGCATCGCCCACGGCGGAGCGATTTTCACCCTGGCCGACCTGGCTTTTGCCGTGGCCGCCAACAGCCATGGCAAGCTCAGTCTGGGCGTGGCCGCCTCCATCTCCTACGTCAAGGCCGGCCTGGGCTCGACCCTCTTCGCCGAGGCCCGGGAGATCTCCCTGGGGTCCAAAATGGCCACCTATATCGTGACCATCGCCAATGACGCCGGCGACGTCATTGCCAGTTTCCAGGGCACGGCCTACCGCAAGGACATGCCCTACACCCGGGAGACGGCGTGATCGAAATCGTCCTCGTCGCCCCGGAGATTCCGCAAAATACCGGCAGCATCGCCCGACTGTGCGCCGCCACCAAGACCCCCCTCCATCTCGTCCGGCCACTTGGGTTTTCCCTGGCCGACCGCTATCTCAAACGGGCCGGGCTGGACTATTGGCCCCATGTCAACCTGACGGTCTGGGAGGATTTCGAGGCCTTTCGGGCCGCCCGGGCCGGCCGCCGGCTGGTGGCGACCACGGCCGGCAATCGGGGACATGCCGCCACAGCCTGCCACCGCTTCGCCTTTGCCCCAGGCGATGTCCTGGTCTTTGGCGCTGAGTCCAGCGGCTTGCCCGAGCCGGTTCTGGACGCTGCGGCCTGCCGCCTGACCATCCCCATCTGGGGCCAGGTGCGAAGCCTCAACATCGCCAATGCCGCCTCGGTCGTGCTCTACGAGGCCCTGCGCCGCACCGGCGTCCTGGACGCCTTGCCGCCGGCCATATCTCCAGGGACCGACCAGCTGGAATAAACCGGAAAAAACCGGTATCAGGGACAGATGTCTCCATCTTCTCACCCCGACCGAGGCCCCATGACCGTTGCCATCCCCCAACATATCGATCTGGCCTATGATTTCCCCGTCGTTTTTACCCGCCAGGCCTTTGATGCGGCCAATCCGGTCCTGGCCGATGTCCTGGCCCGGGCCGGCGATGGACCGCATAAGGTCGGCGTGGTCGTGGACGACGGTCTGGCTGCAGCCGATCCAGGCCTGCTCGGGCGCATCACTGCCTACGCTGCCGCCCGGGCCGACCGGTTGACCCTGGCGGAAGCGCCGCTGCTGGTCGCTGGCGGCGAACGGGCCAAGTCGGATTTTTCCGTGGTCGAGACCGTGTGGGAGCTGACCCACCGGGCCAGATTGTGTCGCCAGTCCTTCGTGTTGGCCATCGGGGGCGGGGCGGTGCTGGATGCCGCCGGTTTCGGCGCGGCCACGGCCCACCGGGGGGTGCGCCTGATCCGGATGCCTTCCACGGTGTTGGCCCAAAACGACGCCGGGGTCGGGGTGAAAAACGGCATCAATTTCTTTGGCCGCAAGAACTACCTCGGTTCCTTTGCTCCGCCCTTTGCCGTTGTCAACGACCATGCCCTGCTGGCCACCTTGCCGCCGCGCGAGGCCCGGGCCGGGTTGGCCGAGGCGGTCAAGGTGGCGCTGGTGCGCGATGCGGCTTTTTTCCATCGGCTGGAGGAACTGGCCCCGCGTCTGGCCGTCCTTGACGACGAGGCTTTGGAAGAGGCCGACATCTGCTGCGCCAAGGCCCATTTGCAGCATATCGCCAGCGGCGGGGACCCCTTTGAGCTGGGCTCGGCCCGACCGCTTGATTTCGGCCACTGGGCCGCCCATGCCCTGGAAGAGGCGACTGCCGGGGCCTTGCGCCACGGCGAGGCCGTAGCCGTGGGCGTGGCCCTGGATACCTTGTATTCCTGCCGTCTGGGTTTGCTTGGCGAGGCCGAGGCCGAAATGACGCTGGCTTTGCTCGAGCGGCTGGGGCTGGCCGTGTGGCATCCGGCCCTGGCCGGGCTCGACATGGCCGGGGCCATCGAGGCCTTTCGCGAACACCTGGGCGGACGCCTGCATCTGTGTCTGTTGGCCGGCATCGGTGCGCGCCTTGAGGTCCACGAGGTCGATCTGGTCCGGATGGACGAGGCGCGCGGCATCCTGGCCCGGCGGGCGCAGCCGGTCTAAGGACGGGGAAGGTTTGTTGCCCCGGGAGGGACCATGGAGCCGACGACGTATTGCACCAACATCCATCCTGGCGAGAGCTGGGAGGAAATTCGCAGCGGCGTCCTGGGGCATGCCCCAGCCGTGGCTGCTGCAGTGTGCCCCGATCGACCCTTTCCGGTCGGCCTTCGCCTGTCAGGCCGGGCCAGTCTGGAAATCGACGACGCCGCTGCCCGGACTTTTGCCGACGAAGCGGCCTCCCTGGGGCTGACCTTTCGCACCATAAACGGCTTCCCCTACGGCCGGTTCCACCACACGCCGGTCAAGGAGAGCGTCTACCTGCCGGATTGGCGCGATCCCGAACGGGCCGCCTACACCCTGCGTCTGGCCCGGCTGCTGGCCGCCTGGCTGGCCGAGGGCGAATCCGGGTCCATCTCCACCGTGCCCATCGGCTTTCGCCAGGGCTTTCCAGACGCCGCCCTGCCTGCGGCCTATGCCGCCATCCGGCGGACCCTGGCGGCCCTGGCCGGGCTGTATGAGACGACCGGGCGGCGCATCCGGCTGGCGGTGGAAGCCGAGCCGGGCTGCCTGATTGAAACCACCGCCCAAATGGCGGCGTTTTTTGCAGCCGTGGATGCGCCGCCAGCTCATATGGACCATCTGTGCGTCTGCTATGACTGCTGCCATCAGGCCCTGCAATACGAAGACCCAGTTGCCTCATTGGCGCTTCTCGCCAAGAACTCCATTGCGGTTGGCCATGTTCAGGTGTCCTCGGCTCTGCATTACGATGGGGCGGATGTGTCGCGTCTGGCCAGATTTGTCGAGCCAGTCTATCTGCATCAGGCCGTGGCCAGACTCCATGACGGAACGCTGTGTCGTTTTGACGATCTGCCACAGGCAATTTCCGCCCGTCTTGACGGTGTTGCCTCATGGCGGGTGCATTTTCATTTGCCGATTTTTGTCTCGCAATTACCGGAATGTACCACGACGCAACCTTTTTTGCGTACGATACTGCCCCTTTTCGCCCCATCCATTCCCCTGGAAGTGGAGACGTACACCTGGAGTGTCCTGCCTGCGGAATTGAAAACACAGGGGCTTACGCAGTCAATTATCCGGGAGATCGCATGGGTCGAAGCTGCCAGACGGCCTTGACGACGACCGCGCACCTCATTACTTAAAGCGATAAGGACATTTCAAACGCGGGAGGCCACTCCCGGCCGGGAGGACAACATGCACCACGCCATGGGACGCTTTGCCAAAGGGCTTGCCGTGGTTCTGGCTGCTGCCGTCATCGGGGCCGGGCCGGTACGGGCGGCCAGCCTGGGGAGTCTGTCTGCCGCCAACGACACGGTCTACCAAAGTGCCGTAGCCGCAAGCGATGCACTCGACTATCCCACGGCCCTGGCCTACCTCACCCAGTCCCTGACGACCAATCCCGATAATGGCGAGGCCTATCTGACCCGGGCCGGGATCGATCTGGTTCTTGACGTGCCCTCCCAGGCCGTTTCCGATGCTTCCAAGGCGGTATCGCTTCTGCGCGCGGCTGATACCTGCGACCAGTATCTCCCCACCGACAGTCCGTTGCTGGCGGTCGCCGGGACCTCGATTTATTCCTCCTATCCCTATTCCTCTTCCCTGTATGGCGCCGGCAGCATCTTAAACGGCTCTTCGCTGTATTCGTCCACCAACGTTTTGAGCGGGACGACGACCGGCAGCACCACGGGAACGTCTACGGGA
This window of the Desulfovibrio sp. TomC genome carries:
- the rfbD gene encoding dTDP-4-dehydrorhamnose reductase; this translates as MSGQTTGRAIILGGQTGLVGRPLTRALAEAGFATLPTTRTTLDPFDAEAVARQIDVFEATHVFNTVAYTAVDAAEGDQDEAYRLNRDLPGRLARVCRAARATLVHISTDFVFDGSSHEPYREDDPVNPQSVYGASKLAGERAVLDAGLSAFQILRTAWLYGPGKKNFVATILGLAKDREELKIVADQIGSPTYTVDLAGWMTDLARTDACGIFHAVGSGQASWCELAAEAVAASGQP
- the rfbB gene encoding dTDP-glucose 4,6-dehydratase, with product MRLLVTGGCGFIGSNFIRDMLARHDGLTIVNLDLLTYAGNRQSLADVEAAYGGSRYFFARGDIANAELVLHLFEEHKIEAVANFAAESHVDRSITDASPFVRTNIAGTQSLLDASRHFGVKRFVHVSTDEVYGTLGPDGKFTEDTPLAPNSPYSASKAGADMLVRAANETYGMDTVITRCSNNYGPYQFPEKLIPLMYSRAMTDEALPVYGDGQNVRDWIYVIDHCRGVELALLKGKSGEVYNFGGDAEKPNIEVVRTILHALGKPESLIRYVTDRPGHDRRYAMDFTKAARELGFAPAWDFTRGIAETMAWYQQNGPWLESVQSGAYRQFMAAWYGDRA
- a CDS encoding PaaI family thioesterase, with the protein product MDMQWFLDRDVFAKSLGIRLIEARPGYAKTAMDITDNHRNGAGIAHGGAIFTLADLAFAVAANSHGKLSLGVAASISYVKAGLGSTLFAEAREISLGSKMATYIVTIANDAGDVIASFQGTAYRKDMPYTRETA
- a CDS encoding tRNA (cytidine(34)-2'-O)-methyltransferase yields the protein MIEIVLVAPEIPQNTGSIARLCAATKTPLHLVRPLGFSLADRYLKRAGLDYWPHVNLTVWEDFEAFRAARAGRRLVATTAGNRGHAATACHRFAFAPGDVLVFGAESSGLPEPVLDAAACRLTIPIWGQVRSLNIANAASVVLYEALRRTGVLDALPPAISPGTDQLE
- a CDS encoding 3-dehydroquinate synthase: MTVAIPQHIDLAYDFPVVFTRQAFDAANPVLADVLARAGDGPHKVGVVVDDGLAAADPGLLGRITAYAAARADRLTLAEAPLLVAGGERAKSDFSVVETVWELTHRARLCRQSFVLAIGGGAVLDAAGFGAATAHRGVRLIRMPSTVLAQNDAGVGVKNGINFFGRKNYLGSFAPPFAVVNDHALLATLPPREARAGLAEAVKVALVRDAAFFHRLEELAPRLAVLDDEALEEADICCAKAHLQHIASGGDPFELGSARPLDFGHWAAHALEEATAGALRHGEAVAVGVALDTLYSCRLGLLGEAEAEMTLALLERLGLAVWHPALAGLDMAGAIEAFREHLGGRLHLCLLAGIGARLEVHEVDLVRMDEARGILARRAQPV
- the eboE gene encoding metabolite traffic protein EboE, with the protein product MEPTTYCTNIHPGESWEEIRSGVLGHAPAVAAAVCPDRPFPVGLRLSGRASLEIDDAAARTFADEAASLGLTFRTINGFPYGRFHHTPVKESVYLPDWRDPERAAYTLRLARLLAAWLAEGESGSISTVPIGFRQGFPDAALPAAYAAIRRTLAALAGLYETTGRRIRLAVEAEPGCLIETTAQMAAFFAAVDAPPAHMDHLCVCYDCCHQALQYEDPVASLALLAKNSIAVGHVQVSSALHYDGADVSRLARFVEPVYLHQAVARLHDGTLCRFDDLPQAISARLDGVASWRVHFHLPIFVSQLPECTTTQPFLRTILPLFAPSIPLEVETYTWSVLPAELKTQGLTQSIIREIAWVEAARRP